A region from the Lolium perenne isolate Kyuss_39 chromosome 4, Kyuss_2.0, whole genome shotgun sequence genome encodes:
- the LOC127291955 gene encoding BTB/POZ domain-containing protein POB1-like has product MDGAEGPTAAGSETGLELSCGGFDFAFNSQNFSDRVLRLEIVAGGSSGDVVAGGSLAGSERGSNEEVLRVKTMYINSAILAARSPFFLKLFSNGMKESDQTCPTLRIADSDENALIELLSFMYSGKLTTTEPTFLLDILMAADKFEVVSCMRHCCQLLRSLPLTTESALLYLDHPYSLSMAAEVQLLKGAAKEFLANKYKDYNKFRLDMMNISLAGMEAILSSSDLHVEYEDQLFYLMLKWARVRYPELEERREILSSHLLPLVRFSHMTYRAFQRILTCTDNDIDHDQVTKLITGVLLCKAYPAHKPGALAACATSCLPVAERAYKYRHLKVVVFDKPRPQVIAYMDLKREECAQLLLSQHIFSQPLHVAGQCFVLMARCNNHEQSGSYRFGLFLWFNPVLKGSRRVTVDYEFASRTMPSRQFVSKLNASHTFTDDVAVGHSDLFSVPWSTLMADDGFFIDGVLHLRLDLTVVGQMEPQT; this is encoded by the exons ATGGACGGCGCCGAAGGGCCGACGGCGGCGGGCTCGGAGACGGGTCTGGAGCTCTCGTGTGGGGGATTCGATTTCGCGTTCAACTCGCAGAACTTCTCTGACAGGGTGCTGCGGCTGGAGATAGTCGCGGGCGGCAGCAGCGGAGACGTGGTCGCCGGAGGATCCCTCGCCGGCTCGGAGCGCGGCAGCAACGAGGAAG TTTTACGAGTAAAGACGATGTATATCAACTCAGCAATTCTTGCTGCAAGAAGTCCTTTCTTTCTCAAG CTTTTCTCAAATGGCATGAAAGAATCTGATCAGACATGCCCAACGCTTAGGATAGCTGATTCAG ATGAAAATGCCCTTATAGAGCTTTTAAGCTTTATGTATAGTGGAAAGCTGACAACAACTGAGCCCACTTTTCTTCTTGACATCTTGATGGCCGCGGACAAATTTGAAGTCGTTTCTTGCATGAGGCACTGCTGTCAGTTGCTCAGAAGTTTGCCTTTGACAACAGAATCTGCACTGCTCTACCTAGATCACCCATACTCTTTGTCAATGGCAGCTGAAGTTCAGCTTTTGAAAGGTGCTGCCAAGGAATTCCTCGCCAACAAATACAAGGATTACAATAA GTTCCGACTGGATATGATGAACATTTCTCTTGCTGGTATGGAAGCCATACTTTCAAGTAGTGACCTACATGTGGAATATGAAGATCAGTTATTCTACCTCATGCTCAAGTGGGCCCGTGTGCGATACCCGGAATTGGAGGAAAGACGTGAGATCTTGAGTTCTCATTTGCTCCCGCTGGTTCGCTTCAGTCATATGACCTACAGGGCGTTTCAGAGGATCCTAACTTGTACCGATAATGACATAGACCATGATCAAGTAACTAAGCTTATCACTGGGGTACTTCTGTGCAAAGCCTATCCTGCACACAAGCCAGGTGCTCTTGCAGCGTGTGCGACCTCTTGTTTGCCAGTTGCAGAGCGAGCTTACAAGTATAGACATCTGAAAGTGGTTGTGTTTGATAAACCCCGCCCGCAGGTTATAGCTTACATGGACCTGAAGCGTGAGGAATGCGCCCAACTTCTTCTGTCACAACATATATTCTCGCAACCACTCCATGTTGCAGGTCAGTGTTTTGTTCTTATGGCAAGATGTAACAATCATGAGCAGAGTGGGTCGTACAGATTTGGCCTCTTCTTGTGGTTCAACCCGGTGCTGAAGGGCTCAAGGCGTGTGACAGTAGATTATGAGTTTGCTTCAAGGACAATGCCTTCACGGCAGTTTGTGAGCAAGTTGAATGCTAGTCACACCTTCACTGATGATGTAGCAGTTGGACATAGTGATCTCTTCTCGGTTCCATGGTCAACGTTGATGGCTGACGATGGCTTCTTCATCGATGGTGTACTACATCTCAGACTTGATTTGACGGTGGTTGGGCAGATGGAGCCGCAAACGTGA
- the LOC127291956 gene encoding BTB/POZ domain-containing protein POB1 gives MADDDGSTMAAAGAETDIEFSLGGWGPSFEFAFNAENFSDKVLRVQVVASGDVDGARHPVEEVLHVKTMYVNSAILAARSPFFLKLFSNGMKESDQTHRTLTIADSDENALMELLSFIYSGKLTTTEPTFLLDILMAADKFQVISCMRHCYQLLTSLPLTTESALLYLDHPCSMSMAAEVQLLKGAAQEFLANKYKDYNMFEQEVMNISLSGIEAILSSSDLRVEYEDQLYYLLLKWARERYPELEERRKILSSHLLPLVRFSHMTYGALQNILICTDNDIDHEQVTKLITGVLMCKAYPAHRPGALAACETSCLLYAERAYKRKHLKLVAFDQPCPQVIAYMDLKHEECSQLSPSQYILSLPFHVAGQGFVFMARCSMDQSGLGRFGLFLYIDPKLKRSTCVSVKYEFAARKRPYGQFVSMVNSSYTFTDRFSVGHGDLFSVPWLTFMADNSLFIDGVLRLRVDLTVVGQTEPQT, from the exons aTGGCCGACGACGACGGGTCtacgatggcggcggcgggggcggagACGGACATTGAATTCTCGCTCGGGGGCTGGGGGCCCAGCTTCGAGTTCGCGTTCAACGCGGAGAACTTCTCCGACAAGGTGCTGCGGGTACAGGTCGTCGCCAGCGGCGACGTCGACGGAGCGCGCCATCCCGTGGAGGAAG TTTTACATGTCAAGACAATGTATGTCAACTCAGCGATTCTTGCTGCAAGAAGTCCTTTCTTTCTCAAG CTTTTCTCAAATGGCATGAAAGAATCAGATCAGACACATCGAACGCTTACGATTGCTGATTCAG ATGAAAATGCCCTTATGGAGCTTTTGAGCTTTATATACAGTGGAAAACTAACAACAACTGAGCCCACCTTTCTGCTTGACATCTTGATGGCTGCGGACAAATTTCAAGTCATATCCTGCATGAGGCATTGCTATCAGTTGCTCACAAGTTTGCCTTTGACAACAGAATCTGCACTGCTGTACCTAGATCACCCATGCTCTATGTCAATGGCAGCCGAAGTTCAGCTTTTGAAAGGTGCTGCCCAGGAATTCCTTGCCAACAAATACAAGGATTACAATAT GTTCGAACAGGAAGTGATGAACATTTCTCTGTCTGGGATCGAAGCCATACTTTCAAGTAGTGACCTACGTGTGGAATATGAAGATCAGTTATACTACCTTTTGCTCAAGTGGGCTCGTGAGCGATACCCGGAATTGGAAGAAAGACGGAAGATCTTGAGTTCTCATTTGCTTCCACTTGTTCGCTTCAGTCATATGACTTATGGGGCACTTCAGAATATCCTAATATGTACTGATAATGACATAGACCATGAGCAAGTAACTAAGCTTATCACTGGGGTGCTTATGTGCAAAGCTTATCCAGCACACAGGCCAGGTGCTCTTGCAGCATGTGAAACCTCCTGTTTGCTATATGCAGAGCGAGCTTACAAGCGCAAACACCTGAAATTGGTTGCGTTCGATCAACCCTGCCCACAGGTTATTGCTTACATGGACCTGAAGCATGAGGAATGCTCCCAACTCTCCCCGTCACAATATATATTATCACTCCCATTCCATGTTGCAGGTCAGGGTTTTGTTTTTATGGCAAGATGTAGCATGGATCAGAGTGGGTTGGGCAGATTTGGCCTATTCTTATATATCGATCCGAAGCTGAAGCGCTCAACCTGTGTGTCAGTAAAGTACGAGTTTGCTGCAAGGAAAAGACCGTATGGGCAATTTGTTAGTATGGTCAATTCTAGCTATACCTTCACTGATAGGTTTTCAGTTGGACATGGTGATCTCTTTTCGGTTCCATGGTTGACATTCATGGCTGACAACAGCCTCTTCATTGATGGTGTCCTGCGTCTCAGAGTTGATTTGACGGTGGTTGGGCAGACGGAGCCGCAAACGTGA